One Candidatus Devosia phytovorans genomic window carries:
- a CDS encoding DMT family transporter gives MNIPASWLRDRRFVVAIALLCCFLWGSAVPAVKHGYAVLGIAPSDTPSIMVFAGARFILAGVALLLFMALRRQPLIQAPSQMSRLLLLGLVSTAAQYLFYYVGLAHSTGVKVSIVSATSTFFSVLLAHWLFTDDKLTWQRSVGCLLGFSSVLIVNLASPVDASISFIGEGFILIAALLFSVGTLYGRRISQRMDTGLMTGWQLLLGGLALLAIGLATGGRISITSPEAIAMLAYLAAISALAFSLWGLLLKHNPVGVVAIFNCAIPIFGIALSGVILGENIVQWNNLVALALVTSGIWLVTTRRARVTNVAGLGG, from the coding sequence TTGAATATTCCCGCCAGCTGGTTGCGTGACCGGCGCTTCGTCGTGGCCATTGCCCTGCTCTGCTGTTTTCTCTGGGGGAGCGCCGTTCCGGCGGTCAAGCATGGCTATGCGGTCCTCGGCATAGCGCCCTCCGACACGCCCTCGATCATGGTCTTTGCCGGCGCACGTTTCATCCTGGCTGGCGTGGCGCTCCTGCTGTTCATGGCCCTGCGTCGCCAGCCTCTGATCCAGGCGCCGTCACAGATGTCCCGCCTGCTCCTGCTGGGCCTCGTGTCCACGGCCGCCCAATATCTCTTCTACTACGTCGGCCTTGCCCATTCGACGGGCGTCAAGGTGTCAATCGTCAGCGCCACCAGCACCTTCTTTTCCGTCCTGCTGGCCCATTGGCTCTTCACCGATGACAAACTCACCTGGCAACGCTCGGTCGGCTGCCTGCTCGGCTTTTCCAGCGTTTTGATTGTCAATCTGGCCTCTCCGGTCGATGCCAGCATCTCCTTCATCGGCGAAGGCTTCATTCTCATCGCCGCCCTGCTGTTTTCCGTCGGCACGCTCTATGGGCGGCGCATCAGCCAGCGCATGGACACCGGCCTGATGACGGGCTGGCAATTGCTCCTGGGTGGCCTCGCCCTGTTGGCCATTGGCCTCGCCACGGGCGGCCGCATCAGCATCACCAGCCCCGAGGCCATCGCCATGCTCGCCTATCTGGCAGCCATCTCGGCCCTGGCCTTTTCGCTATGGGGCCTGCTGCTTAAGCACAATCCGGTTGGCGTGGTCGCCATCTTCAATTGCGCCATCCCCATCTTCGGCATCGCCCTCTCGGGTGTCATCCTGGGCGAAAATATCGTGCAGTGGAACAATCTGGTAGCGCTCGCCCTCGTCACATCCGGCATCTGGCTCGTCACCACCCGCCGCGCCCGCGTGACAAACGTCGCAGGACTCGGCGGATAG